A region from the Silene latifolia isolate original U9 population chromosome 7, ASM4854445v1, whole genome shotgun sequence genome encodes:
- the LOC141592506 gene encoding serine/threonine-protein kinase RIPK-like, with amino-acid sequence MTVDNKKMSWRSLWPCCGILDDPDIPSKRVSNQPMSPIGFQRFLVGDLSDPKSLTFNEDLSNSLAGTNLHSFNLNELRLITQNFSSSNFLGEGGFGPVHKGFIDDRVRPGVRAQPVAVKILDLDGTQGHREWLAEVLVLGQLRHAHLVKLIGYCCEDEHRVLVYEYLPRGSLENQLFRRFSASLPWLTRLKIALGAAKGLAFLHEADKPIIYRDFKASNILLDSDFTPKLSDFGLAKDGPEGDDTHVSTRVMGTQGYAAPEYIMTGHLTTASDVYSFGVVLLELLTGRKSMDKTRPQREQNLADWARPQLQSPRRLGRLMDPRLEGQYSEIGAQKAALLAYQCLSQRPKSRPTITIVVQTLTTLLDLVDDIPNGTFVYTAPSEHGSPNTSIDKEGKRENGTYQSPNQERPKRRSDINRLRAPKPTNLGHSDPTVQRNLRNGPGHHMGRGA; translated from the exons ATGACAGTCGATAATAAGAAAATGTCATGGAGATCATTATGGCCATGTTGTGGTATATTGGATGATCCGGATATTCCAAGTAAACGGGTTTCAAATCAACCCATGAGTCCAATAGGTTTCCAAAGGTTTCTAGTCGGAGATTTGAGCGATCCGAAATCGCTTACGTTTAATGAGGATCTATCTAATTCACTAGCGGGTACAAATCTCCATTCGTTTAACCTTAATGAGCTTAGGCTGATCACTCAAAATTTCTCTTCGAGCAACTTCCTTGGCGAGGGTGGGTTCGGCCCGGTTCATAAAGGGTTCATCGATGATAGGGTTCGACCCGGGGTTAGGGCTCAGCCTGTTGCGGTTAAAATTCTTGACCTTGATGGCACACAAGGTCATCGTGAATGGTTG GCAGAAGTATTAGTGCTTGGACAGCTAAGGCATGCCCACTTGGTGAAGTTGATAGGATATTGTTGTGAAGATGAACATCGAGTTCTTGTTTACGAGTATTTGCCTCGGGGTAGTCTCGAAAATCAACTCTTTCGAC GATTCTCGGCTTCACTTCCATGGTTAACAAGACTTAAGATTGCGCTTGGAGCCGCCAAAGGTCTAGCTTTCCTGCATGAAGCTGATAAACCGATCATTTACCGCGATTTCAAAGCTTCAAACATCTTGCTAGATTCA GATTTCACACCAAAGTTGTCGGATTTCGGATTAGCAAAGGATGGCCCAGAGGGTGATGACACACATGTTTCGACTCGGGTTATGGGCACACAAGGTTATGCAGCTCCTGAATACATAATGACAG GTCATTTAACGACAGCAAGCGATGTCTATAGCTTTGGAGTAGTACTTTTGGAGCTTCTAACGGGAAGGAAATCAATGGATAAAACTCGTCCACAAAGAGAACAAAACCTAGCCGATTGGGCTAGACCTCAACTACAAAGTCCACGACGACTTGGCCGTTTAATGGACCCAAGGTTAGAGGGTCAATACTCGGAAATAGGGGCACAAAAGGCTGCATTACTGGCCTACCAATGCCTAAGCCAACGGCCTAAAAGCCGGCCTACAATAACCATTGTCGTACAAACCTTGACGACCTTGCTAGACTTGGTCGACGACATACCAAATGGCACCTTTGTGTACACGGCTCCAAGTGAACACGGTTCACCTAATACTAGCATCGATAAGGAAGGGAAAAGAGAAAATGGGACCTACCAAAGTCCAAACCAAGAGCGACCCAAGCGCCGGAGTGACATAAACCGGCTAAGAGCACCGAAACCTACAAATTTGGGGCATTCAGATCCGACTGTACAAAGAAATCTAAGAAACGGACCGGGTCACCATATGGGAAGGGGGGCATAA